In Dermochelys coriacea isolate rDerCor1 chromosome 10, rDerCor1.pri.v4, whole genome shotgun sequence, one DNA window encodes the following:
- the LOC119862493 gene encoding LOW QUALITY PROTEIN: uncharacterized protein K02A2.6-like (The sequence of the model RefSeq protein was modified relative to this genomic sequence to represent the inferred CDS: substituted 2 bases at 2 genomic stop codons) has translation MELDTGAAVSLVSETVYKGKLQHLLLKATKTVLKTYMGEAVPMLGITDVNVELNGQAVKLPLFVVRSNYPGLMDRSWLRKIQLTWAEVHRMTKEETSLIAMLRKHAVVFGEDLGSMKGITVTSNLKPDSQPKYLKARTVAYSIRLKVEADLERPVNNGVLIPVTHRPWATPIIPIVKKDGSLRICGEFKVTVNSVLYAEQYPLRHIDDLFVGLAGGQKFISPNLVTYISRRMELSIQSGCLLWWRRVIIPPPLRSQMLEELHSGHCGIVRMKEIAXSYFWWPGLDSAIEEKARACMXCQGVRNAPQWALLQPWDWPENPWQRIHVDFAGPLEGSMFLVVVDAHSKWPEVSIMQSTTAESTIQKLQGLFSCFGLPEQLVSDNGPQFVSQEFQNFMKANGIYHITSAPYTPSTNGLAERFVQTMKQALKSARGQHSIQKRLDTLFSDRNTPHAMTKASLAFLMMR, from the exons ATGGAACTGGACACCGGTGCAGCTGTCTCGCTGGTCTCCGAGACTGTGTATAAAGGAAAGCTACAGCATCTTCTGCTTAAGGCAACAAAAACTGTTCTGAAGACATATATGGGAGAAGCTGTGCCCATGTTGGGCATTACTGATGTTAACGTGGAACTCAATGGACAAGCTGTTAAATTGCCACTGTTTGTGGTGAGAAGTAATTATCCAGGTTTAATGGATAGGTCTTGGCTTCGGAAGATTCAGCTGACCTGGGCAGAAGTGCACCGAATGACTAAAGAAGAAACCAGTCTGATTGCTATGCTAAGGAAACATGCTGTtgtttttggagaggatctgggaagtATGAAGGGAATCACTGTGACATCGAACCTTAAACCTGACAGTCAgccaaaatatctgaaagcccGAACTGTGGCATATTCCAtcaggctgaaagttgaagcagATCTGGAGCGCCCGGTCAACAATGGAGTCCTAATACCAGTTACCCATAGGCCATGGGCCACTCCTATCATtccaatagtgaagaaagatggctccCTCCGGATTTGTGGTGAATTTAAAGTCACTGTCAACTCAGTGTTGTATGCAGAGCAATACCCGCTTCGccacattgatgacctcttcgtgggcctggctgggggacaaaAGTTCA TCTCACCCAACCTGGTTACCTACATATCCAGGAGGATGGAGTTATCAATCCAATCTGGTTGTTTGTTGTGGTGGAGACGTGTCAttatcccaccaccactgagatcacagaTGTTAGAAGAGCTACATTCTGGTCACTGTGGAATAGTGCGCATGAAGGAAATTGCATGAAGCTATTTTTGGTGGCCTGGATTGGACAGTGCTATAGAAGAGAAGGCAAGAGCTTGTATGTGATGCCAGGGTGTCAGGAATGCACCCCAGTGGGCGCTGCTACAACCATGGGACTGGCCTGAAAACCCATGGCAACGTATTCATGTTGACTTCGCTGGCCCCCTTGAAGGAAGCatgttcttggtggtggtagATGCCCATTCTAAATGGCCAGAAGTCTCTATAATGCAGTCCACTACTGCAGAGAGTACTATCCAAAAACTACAGGGACTCTTTAGTTGTTTTGGTCTACCAGAACAACTTGTAAGTGACAACGGACCGCAGTTTGTCTCTCaggagtttcaaaattttatgaaggcaaatgGGATATACCACATCACTTCAGCTCCATATACGCCATCCACCAATGGATTAGCTGAAAGatttgtgcagacaatgaaacaagctttgaaatcagCAAGGGGACAACACTCCATTCAAAAGCGTCTGGATACCTTATTTTCCGACAGAAACACACCTCACGCTATGACCAAGGCATCCCTAGCCTTTCTAATGATGAGATGA